The following proteins are co-located in the Telopea speciosissima isolate NSW1024214 ecotype Mountain lineage chromosome 9, Tspe_v1, whole genome shotgun sequence genome:
- the LOC122640465 gene encoding uncharacterized protein LOC122640465 translates to MDFELRAAKEKLEREQKERKDRARLRVERERKAKQEAIRQREAIEAVQRIRRLDAAEAQLKANQQMEESLLAGKGVVFFRILEAVPCQGYGDKIKLPPSCFNELSDQGALDKGPMYFQLSKVQHETRHDSEAAELENLGTTHSGVLEFTAAEGFVELPPHVWNNLFPDGAPSAPLIEVRYVRLPKGNYVKLQPDGMGFLDIPNHKAVLETGLRQHATLSQGDVVTVNHGDLSYKLHVLELKPSSSVSVLETDIEVDIVGPNSTSTDQLVLIPLKLGHAVSGLVEEGKYIYYKFSLDAEISEKVASGYASVEIKIESETDDSDTDLYVARHPIIFPTQHQHEWSSHDMGSKVLILSPKDQSLSAGTYSIGVFGFKGTSNFQISVGVQENRNLRVGEQAMSSSLMMDADSVECRNCKHYIPSRTIALHEAYCSRHNIICQHAGCGVVVRREEATKHVHCEKCGRAFQQGEMEKHMKVFHEPLHCHCGVILEKEEMVQHQSSVCPLRLITCRFCGDMVQAGTSATDTRDRLRGLSEHESLCGSRTATCDSCGRSVMLKEMDIHRIAVHPNN, encoded by the exons ATGGATTTCGAATTAAGAGCTGCGAAAGAGAAGCTCGAGAGAGAgcagaaggagaggaaagatAGGGCGAGGCTGAGGGtcgaaagagagagaaaagctaAACAAGAAGCCATTCGCCAGAGAGAGGCAATCGAAGCCGTCCAGAGAATTCGAAGGCTTGATGCTGCTGAGGCTCAACTCAAG GCTAATCAACAAATGGAAGAAAGTTTACTTGCTGGTAAAGGAGTTGTGTTTTTCCGTATTTTGGAAGCTGTACCTTGTCAGGGTTATGGAGATAAAATCAAATTGCCACCTTCCTGCTTCAATGAATTGTCTGATCAAGGTGCTCTTGATAAAGGACCTATgtactttcaactttcaaaagTTCAACATGAGACTCGTCATGATTCAGAGGCCGCTGAACTAGAGAACCTTGGAACAACTCATTCAGGTGTTCTGGAATTCACTGCAGCTGAAGGCTTTGTTGAGCTTCCTCCTCATGTATGGAACAACTTATTCCCTGATGGAGCTCCCAGTGCACCTTTAATTGAGGTTCGCTATGTTAGGCTGCCAAAAGGAAATTATGTGAAATTACAGCCAGATGGGATGGGTTTCTTGGACATACCAAATCACAAGGCTGTTCTTGAAACAGGCCTGAGGCAGCATGCTACTCTTTCACAAGGTGATGTTGTCACAGTTAACCATGGGGATCTGAGCTATAAATTGCATGTTCTAGAGCTAAAACCCTCTTCCAGTGTATCAGTGCTGGAAACAGATATTGAGGTTGATATAGTGGGGCCTAATTCAACTTCAACTGATCAGCTTGTCTTAATCCCACTCAAATTAGGACATGCAGTGTCTGGATTGGTTGAGGAAGGGAAGTATATCTATTACAAGTTCTCTTTAGATGCTGAAATTAGTGAGAAAGTGGCCTCTGGATATGCCAGTGTTGAGATTAAGATAGAGTCAGAGACAGATGACAGTGATACGGACCTTTATGTAGCCAGGCATCCTATCATATTCCCTACTCAGCACCAGCATGAATGGTCTTCCCATGACATGGGCTCAAAGGTTTTAATCCTTAGCCCAAAGGATCAGAGTCTGAGTGCAGGTACCTATAGCATCGGTGTTTTTGGTTTCAAGGGAACTTCAAACTTTCAAATTTCTGTGGGggttcaagaaaatagaaatctTAGGGTGGGTGAACAAGCCATGTCTTCCTCTTTGATGATGGATGCTGATTCTGTTGAATGTCGGAATTGTAAACATTATATACCCAGTAGGACTATTGCATTGCATGAAGCATACTGCAGTAGACATAATATCATCTGTCAACATGCTGGGTGTGGGGTTGTTGTCAGAAGAGAAGAGGCCACGAAACATGTACACTGTGAGAAGTGTGGGCGTGCCTTCCAACAGGGAGAGATGGAGAAGCACATGAAAGTTTTCCATGAGCCACTCCACTGCCATTGTGGAGTAATCCTTGAGAAGGAAGAGATG GTGCAACACCAGTCCTCTGTCTGCCCCCTACGCCTAATTACTTGCAGGTTCTGTGGGGACATGGTCCAAGCTGGTACTTCTGCAACAGATACGCGAGACCGATTAAGAGGACTTTCTGAGCATGAGAGCTTATGCGGTTCCAGAACAGCCACCTGCGATTCATGTGGACGTTCTGTCATGTTGAAGGAGATGGATATCCATAGAATTGCCGTGCATCCGAATAATTAA